The following are from one region of the Candidatus Aminicenantes bacterium genome:
- a CDS encoding CoA-binding protein, which yields MADSVFLSPRSIAVVGASDREGSVGRAITSNIVQHFTGSVFPVNPGRREVFGLPAVDTVSDIVQPVDLAVVVTKNDLVCDVLEDCGRKGIRGAIVVTSGFGEVNEEGRRLEKEMTAVARRHNIQVVGPNCLGVMNLDPGIMLNATFLKFTPRSGDIALVSQSGAVCAALVENAAAQGIGFSAIFSMGNKAVMGETEILDILADHEASHVIVMYLEDIADGAAFMQACRRITRERKKPVLVLKAGRSVEGARAAMSHTGAMMGSDEVAQALLAQSGAIRVDTLSELFDYASAFSMQPLPQKAAAVILSNAGGAAIVSTDACARLKIPLADITEVRPEIDALIPPWGSSRNPVDIVGDADYRRFARVMDRVMAQENVGAVVAMCTPSATLDYDRLAGAIVEMAHKHNKTVLASLMGDEEGPENRRILREGGVPHYRYAEDAISALGAMMRFRDWLNTPLPAARDFEMGLDTVERLIDSALAAGRRHLLEPEGLELLRACEFPYPAHTLARNEQEAVAAAREIGFPVVMKIVSADIVHKTDAGGVVLNLNDEPAVRGAFADLVSSARNHAPGTVVEGVLVMEMVASGHEMIVGARREPRMGPVVMLGAGGIHVEVFKDVAYRLAPVSPDEVRGMLGEVRTARLLDGFRGAPPADTDALVECVERCARLMLKCPRIREMDMNPLRVLARGRGCRVLDIRVGLRDTVE from the coding sequence TTCCCGTCAACCCGGGGCGGCGCGAAGTGTTCGGCCTGCCCGCGGTCGACACGGTTTCGGATATCGTGCAGCCCGTGGACCTGGCCGTGGTGGTGACCAAGAACGACCTGGTGTGCGACGTACTGGAAGACTGCGGGCGCAAGGGCATCCGCGGGGCCATCGTGGTTACTTCCGGTTTCGGCGAAGTGAACGAAGAGGGGCGCCGCCTGGAAAAAGAGATGACCGCGGTGGCCCGGCGTCACAACATCCAGGTGGTGGGACCCAATTGCCTGGGGGTGATGAACCTGGATCCGGGCATCATGTTGAACGCCACTTTCCTGAAGTTTACCCCGCGCAGCGGAGACATCGCCCTGGTGTCCCAGAGCGGAGCCGTGTGCGCCGCCCTGGTGGAAAACGCGGCCGCCCAGGGCATCGGTTTTTCCGCCATTTTTTCCATGGGCAACAAGGCGGTGATGGGGGAGACCGAGATCCTCGATATCCTGGCGGATCATGAGGCTTCGCACGTGATTGTCATGTACCTGGAAGACATCGCGGACGGAGCGGCGTTCATGCAGGCCTGCCGGCGTATCACGCGAGAACGCAAAAAACCGGTGCTGGTGCTGAAAGCCGGCCGCAGCGTTGAGGGCGCGCGCGCGGCCATGTCCCATACCGGGGCCATGATGGGGTCCGACGAGGTGGCGCAGGCCCTGCTGGCCCAATCGGGTGCGATCCGCGTGGACACGCTTTCCGAGTTGTTTGATTACGCATCCGCCTTTTCCATGCAGCCTCTGCCGCAAAAAGCCGCGGCGGTGATCCTATCCAACGCCGGCGGCGCCGCCATTGTCTCAACCGACGCCTGCGCCCGCCTGAAGATTCCCCTGGCCGATATCACGGAAGTACGCCCGGAGATCGATGCCCTGATCCCTCCCTGGGGCAGTTCGCGCAACCCGGTGGATATTGTGGGTGATGCCGATTACAGGCGTTTCGCCAGGGTGATGGACCGGGTAATGGCACAGGAAAACGTGGGCGCCGTGGTGGCCATGTGTACGCCGTCGGCCACGCTGGATTACGACCGCCTGGCCGGCGCGATCGTCGAGATGGCCCACAAGCACAACAAGACCGTTCTGGCCAGCCTGATGGGAGACGAGGAGGGGCCGGAAAACCGCCGCATTCTGAGGGAGGGCGGTGTTCCCCATTACCGGTATGCCGAGGACGCGATAAGCGCGCTGGGCGCGATGATGCGGTTTCGCGACTGGCTGAACACGCCGTTGCCGGCGGCGCGTGATTTCGAAATGGGCCTGGATACGGTTGAACGGCTGATTGACAGCGCGTTGGCCGCGGGGCGCCGCCACCTGCTGGAGCCCGAAGGCCTGGAGTTATTGCGTGCCTGTGAATTTCCTTATCCCGCTCACACATTGGCGCGAAACGAACAGGAGGCGGTCGCGGCCGCGAGAGAAATCGGCTTTCCCGTGGTGATGAAGATCGTATCCGCGGATATTGTTCACAAAACCGACGCCGGGGGCGTGGTCCTGAATTTGAATGATGAACCCGCGGTTCGGGGCGCTTTTGCCGACCTGGTGTCGTCCGCCCGCAATCACGCGCCCGGCACGGTGGTCGAAGGCGTGCTGGTAATGGAGATGGTCGCGTCGGGACACGAGATGATCGTGGGCGCCCGCCGTGAACCCCGCATGGGGCCGGTGGTCATGCTGGGTGCCGGGGGCATTCATGTTGAGGTCTTTAAAGATGTTGCCTACCGCCTGGCCCCGGTCAGTCCGGACGAAGTCCGCGGCATGCTGGGGGAGGTGCGGACGGCGCGGCTGCTGGATGGGTTCCGTGGCGCGCCTCCGGCGGATACCGACGCCCTGGTTGAGTGCGTGGAACGCTGTGCCCGGCTGATGCTGAAATGTCCGCGAATCCGGGAAATGGACATGAATCCCCTGCGGGTGCTGGCACGGGGCCGGGGCTGCCGTGTACTGGATATCCGCGTGGGCCTTCGTGATACCGTGGAATAA